In Selenomonas dianae, a genomic segment contains:
- the flhA gene encoding flagellar biosynthesis protein FlhA produces the protein MAAPQTSSVNPLASGNLIQRYSDVLIAVAIVTIVIMMIIPLPTIVLDILICLNITIALLVVMSAIYNVEALDLSVFPSLLLITTLFRLALNISSTRLILLNGYAGEVITAFGNFVVGGNAVVGFIVFVILVIVNFIVITKGSERVAEVSARFTLDAMPGKQMAIDADLNQGAITDAEAKRRREKVQRESDFFGAMDGASKFVKGDAIAAIVIMIINIGGGFVIGMLQRDMDASQALQTYTLLTVGEGLVAQIPALLISTATGIIVTRSAAEGNLGGDLVKQLFRNARIFMILTGVLLFLAVMPGLPGVPFTVLAVICGLIAWNLRRGQVVEQEVQQVEQKAKAKKEATTPENIVSLLQVDPMELEIGYSLIPLVDTGQGGDLLDRIVMIRRQCALELGLVVPTIRIRDNIQIKPNAYIIKLKGIEIARGELMLDHYLAMNSGTVFEEVPGIETTEPAFGLPALWISENEREQAELNGYTVVDAVSVLATHLTEIIKQHADEILGRQETQNLLDNLRKTNGALVDEVVPNLLSVGEVQKVLANLLHERISIRDMSTILEVLADYATATKDTDILTEYVRHAMARHITQQNVQNGVLPCITLDPAIENKIAGGVQRTEHGSYVSLDPDSMQKLLLALQEELKKLTDQGYQPIVLTSPTVRPYFRNLVERSIAGIIVLSHAEIEQNVEIQILGVVRI, from the coding sequence ATGGCAGCACCGCAGACAAGCAGTGTAAATCCTCTTGCATCCGGCAATCTCATACAACGGTACAGTGACGTGTTGATCGCCGTTGCCATCGTGACAATCGTCATTATGATGATTATCCCGTTGCCGACGATCGTGCTTGATATATTGATCTGCCTGAATATTACGATTGCACTGCTCGTTGTGATGTCGGCGATCTACAATGTGGAGGCTCTGGATCTGTCGGTCTTTCCTTCACTGCTGCTCATAACGACGCTGTTCCGGCTTGCGCTGAACATTTCATCGACGCGCCTTATCCTCCTCAACGGCTACGCCGGTGAGGTTATTACTGCGTTCGGCAACTTTGTTGTCGGTGGTAATGCGGTGGTCGGATTCATCGTGTTCGTGATCCTTGTTATTGTCAACTTCATTGTTATCACGAAGGGCTCGGAGCGTGTGGCGGAGGTTTCGGCTCGATTTACCCTCGACGCGATGCCCGGCAAGCAGATGGCGATTGATGCGGATCTCAATCAGGGGGCGATCACGGATGCGGAGGCAAAGCGCCGCCGCGAGAAGGTGCAGCGAGAGTCGGACTTCTTTGGCGCAATGGACGGTGCTTCGAAGTTTGTCAAGGGCGATGCGATTGCCGCGATTGTCATTATGATCATCAACATTGGCGGCGGCTTTGTCATCGGTATGTTACAGCGCGATATGGATGCGTCGCAGGCACTTCAGACCTATACCCTTCTGACGGTCGGCGAGGGACTTGTGGCGCAGATCCCTGCGCTCCTCATCTCGACGGCGACGGGCATTATCGTCACGCGTTCGGCGGCGGAGGGGAATCTCGGCGGCGATCTCGTGAAGCAGCTCTTCCGCAACGCCCGCATCTTTATGATCCTCACGGGAGTTCTGCTCTTCCTCGCCGTCATGCCGGGACTGCCGGGCGTTCCGTTCACGGTGCTCGCCGTGATCTGCGGGCTCATCGCATGGAATCTTCGGCGTGGTCAGGTGGTGGAGCAGGAGGTGCAGCAGGTCGAACAGAAGGCGAAGGCGAAAAAGGAAGCGACGACACCCGAGAATATCGTGTCACTCCTGCAGGTTGACCCGATGGAACTCGAAATCGGATACAGTCTGATCCCCCTTGTCGATACGGGGCAGGGCGGCGATCTGCTCGACCGCATCGTGATGATCCGTCGGCAATGCGCCTTGGAACTCGGTCTGGTCGTGCCGACCATTCGTATCCGCGATAACATCCAGATCAAGCCGAATGCGTATATCATCAAGCTCAAGGGCATTGAGATCGCACGCGGTGAGCTGATGCTCGATCACTACCTTGCAATGAATTCGGGGACGGTGTTTGAGGAAGTTCCGGGGATCGAGACGACAGAGCCGGCATTTGGGCTGCCCGCGCTCTGGATTTCGGAGAACGAGCGCGAGCAGGCGGAGCTGAACGGCTATACGGTTGTCGATGCCGTGTCCGTCCTTGCAACCCATCTTACGGAGATCATCAAACAGCACGCCGATGAGATTCTCGGCCGTCAGGAAACGCAGAACCTGCTCGACAATCTGCGCAAGACCAACGGCGCTCTGGTGGACGAAGTGGTTCCGAATCTCCTCAGTGTGGGCGAGGTACAGAAGGTACTTGCGAATCTCCTGCACGAACGCATTTCCATCCGCGATATGAGTACGATCCTTGAGGTGCTTGCCGACTACGCCACGGCGACGAAGGATACGGACATCCTGACGGAGTATGTGCGTCATGCAATGGCACGCCACATTACGCAGCAGAATGTCCAAAATGGTGTTCTGCCGTGCATTACGCTCGATCCCGCAATTGAGAACAAGATTGCGGGCGGTGTGCAGCGGACGGAGCACGGCTCCTACGTCAGCCTCGATCCGGATTCGATGCAGAAACTGCTGCTGGCATTGCAGGAGGAACTGAAGAAGCTGACCGATCAGGGCTATCAGCCCATTGTGCTCACGAGCCCGACGGTACGTCCCTATTTCCGCAATTTGGTCGAACGGTCCATTGCAGGGATTATCGTCCTTTCACACGCGGAAATCGAACAAAATGTTGAAATTCAAATCCTCGGGGTGGTGAGAATCTAA
- the flhF gene encoding flagellar biosynthesis protein FlhF — protein sequence MQVRTVRASSVKEAMEQIKDELGSDAVLLHTKKYREGGVLGGAEMIEVTAAVDETQARVPHAPSAYVPPAAPILPSNVLNQYRMNEQVPYDTAMPARSAMPAYDSYAGEPPAYSAHEMPAYAADGYVPTAPSVPPQTAAIPPVPPSAPQVQETPAASLYASEPVSPVVQGLDEPVEDVPTDGSAERIRLLEDELAQMKTMLASMMAANQPKEIVSIQDTLRRQDVRAELCEDLASKVPVADVNLDSLDPRAASVLSGYLAQVMKFTDGLHVGAHGSRVVAFIGTTGVGKTTTLAKVAAHFVLEQNLKGALITADTYRISAVEQLKKYAEILGLPVEVVYSAADLRKAIARHRSKDFILVDTAGRSQYNEFQMDELKELLAAHPRMEKHLVVSATTKEEDVGEIMARFSACKPDRIIFTKTDETRTVGMVVNLLAGGSLPLSFLSNGQSVPDDIIPATAERLAELLLRK from the coding sequence GTGCAGGTGCGAACGGTGCGTGCGTCCTCGGTGAAGGAAGCCATGGAACAGATCAAGGATGAGCTCGGCAGTGATGCCGTGCTGCTTCATACAAAGAAATATCGGGAGGGCGGAGTCCTCGGCGGTGCTGAGATGATCGAGGTGACGGCTGCCGTGGATGAAACACAGGCGCGTGTGCCTCATGCACCGTCGGCATATGTACCACCGGCTGCGCCGATCCTCCCGTCCAATGTACTCAATCAATATCGCATGAACGAACAGGTACCGTATGATACGGCGATGCCGGCACGGAGTGCTATGCCCGCGTATGACAGCTATGCCGGCGAGCCTCCTGCCTATTCGGCGCATGAGATGCCGGCGTATGCGGCGGATGGGTATGTGCCGACCGCTCCGTCCGTTCCCCCGCAGACGGCAGCGATTCCACCCGTCCCCCCGTCTGCGCCGCAGGTGCAGGAAACGCCCGCCGCATCCCTGTATGCATCTGAGCCTGTGTCTCCTGTGGTGCAGGGATTGGACGAGCCGGTGGAAGATGTGCCGACGGATGGTTCGGCAGAGCGTATACGCCTCCTTGAGGATGAGCTGGCGCAGATGAAGACGATGCTTGCCTCCATGATGGCAGCCAATCAGCCGAAGGAGATCGTTTCCATACAGGACACGCTGCGGCGGCAGGATGTTCGTGCGGAACTCTGCGAGGATCTTGCGAGCAAAGTTCCGGTCGCGGATGTGAATCTCGACAGTCTTGACCCGCGTGCAGCGAGCGTCCTCTCCGGCTACCTCGCACAGGTGATGAAATTCACCGACGGACTGCACGTCGGCGCACATGGCTCGCGTGTGGTTGCCTTTATCGGAACGACAGGGGTTGGCAAGACCACAACACTTGCCAAGGTGGCGGCGCATTTCGTTCTCGAACAGAACCTCAAGGGGGCTCTCATCACTGCAGATACCTATCGTATTTCGGCGGTGGAACAGCTGAAAAAATATGCGGAGATCCTCGGGCTTCCCGTTGAGGTCGTTTACTCTGCCGCCGATCTCAGAAAGGCGATTGCGCGCCACAGGAGCAAGGATTTCATTCTTGTGGATACGGCGGGGCGCAGTCAGTACAACGAGTTCCAGATGGACGAGCTCAAGGAACTGCTTGCCGCACATCCGCGCATGGAGAAACACCTTGTCGTCAGTGCCACCACAAAGGAAGAGGATGTGGGGGAGATTATGGCGCGGTTCTCTGCGTGCAAGCCCGACCGCATCATCTTTACCAAGACGGATGAAACACGAACGGTCGGCATGGTGGTCAACCTTCTCGCGGGCGGGTCGCTGCCGCTTTCCTTCCTCTCCAACGGACAGAGCGTACCGGATGACATCATCCCTGCGACGGCGGAGCGGTTGGCAGAGCTGCTATTGAGGAAATGA
- a CDS encoding MinD/ParA family protein → MTDQATRLRQMVGSESAAPPITPAQAEAWTNVRVIAITSGKGGVGKTNLAVNLALALQKRGRRVLIIDADLGMANVDILLGAASRKHLLDLLRPEVKLDDVIAQTPHGIQYISGGSGIEKALEYDHAEKLLLQQKLADCAARADLILVDTGAGLGRNVMDFILAADEVLLVTTPEPTSLTDAYAVMKAYSIYAAQKNLRLIINRVYEVKESHEVAQKLRRAADKFLHMPVDCLGYVFEDTAVTKAVRRQMPLLRAEPGAAAARCIDALAESLLTGGEMNVKRGWKGFLQQIFKF, encoded by the coding sequence ATGACAGATCAGGCAACGCGGCTGCGTCAGATGGTCGGGTCTGAGAGCGCGGCACCACCGATCACACCCGCACAGGCGGAGGCTTGGACGAATGTCCGCGTCATCGCAATCACGAGCGGCAAAGGAGGCGTTGGAAAGACGAACCTCGCCGTCAATCTCGCGCTTGCACTGCAAAAACGAGGGCGGCGGGTGCTTATCATTGATGCCGATCTCGGCATGGCGAACGTCGATATTCTGCTCGGTGCAGCCTCCCGCAAGCATCTGCTTGACCTTCTGCGTCCGGAGGTCAAGCTGGACGATGTCATCGCCCAAACCCCGCACGGGATACAGTATATCTCTGGCGGATCCGGTATTGAGAAGGCACTCGAATACGATCATGCGGAAAAACTGCTCCTGCAGCAGAAGCTCGCCGATTGTGCGGCGCGTGCCGATTTGATCCTCGTGGATACAGGTGCGGGACTTGGACGCAATGTCATGGACTTTATTCTCGCAGCAGATGAGGTGCTCCTCGTGACGACACCGGAGCCGACCTCGCTCACCGATGCCTATGCCGTGATGAAGGCATACAGCATCTATGCCGCACAGAAGAATCTGCGCCTCATCATCAATCGGGTCTATGAGGTGAAGGAAAGTCATGAGGTGGCACAGAAACTCCGGCGCGCTGCCGACAAGTTCCTGCATATGCCGGTGGACTGCCTTGGCTATGTGTTCGAGGATACAGCAGTGACCAAGGCGGTGCGCAGACAGATGCCGCTTCTTCGGGCAGAGCCGGGGGCGGCTGCGGCACGGTGCATTGATGCGTTGGCGGAATCTCTGCTCACGGGCGGGGAAATGAACGTCAAACGTGGCTGGAAAGGTTTTTTACAGCAAATTTTCAAGTTTTGA
- a CDS encoding chemotaxis protein CheA — protein MDNQYMDMFLDESHEHLQSLNEGLLRLEENMEEISAVNDIFRNAHTLKGMSATMGFAKIAELTHEMEDVLDLVRKEQIKLNEDIMDTLFKCLDSLEQMVDSVGNGEAEDVVDVSDLVAKLSSISKGTPAPAAAGATPAPAAAPAAAPAAEGSSLDLDDIDLDVMKKAKEAGMNLFHIKVTLMETCVLKAARSVMVMNALDEIGDVIKSIPPAEDLEQEKFERSFDVLIATSGDAEAVQNAVDTVSEIEDIAVQAVDPDKVGKEAAPAAAAAPAAAAPAAKAEPAHKKEAAKSAPAKKQHQSQSVRVDIEKLDTLMNLMGELVINKVRLEQIGQTHRMSDLMETLEQMDRVTGDLQNIVMKVRMVPVSAVFNRFPRMVRDVSKELGKDINLTIEGEETELDRTVIDEIGDPIMHLLRNSLDHGVESPDKREAKGKPRVGEVGLIARHEGNNVVIMITDDGAGIDADKIRRKAVEKGMISQDEADRLDDADAVRLIFLPGFSTAEKITDISGRGVGMDVVRSKIEALSGHVDVETHIDEGSIFKIKLPLTLAIIQAMLVQVQDEMYAIPLGSIDSTINIEPTDIQTVQNKEVIVLRGEIIPIIRMEEALQVPHTKDSDELFVVVVHAGEAKAGIVVDNLIGQQEIVIKTLGNLFAGLKLFGGATVLGDGKVALILDVATMLQQ, from the coding sequence ATGGATAACCAGTATATGGACATGTTCCTGGATGAGTCGCATGAGCATTTGCAGTCACTCAACGAGGGGCTTCTGCGCCTTGAGGAGAACATGGAGGAGATCAGCGCCGTCAACGACATCTTCCGCAATGCACACACCCTCAAGGGCATGTCGGCAACCATGGGATTTGCCAAGATCGCCGAACTCACACATGAGATGGAGGACGTTCTGGATCTCGTCCGCAAAGAGCAGATCAAGCTCAATGAGGACATCATGGATACACTGTTCAAATGTCTGGATTCATTGGAACAGATGGTGGACAGTGTCGGCAACGGCGAGGCGGAAGATGTTGTCGATGTTTCGGATCTTGTCGCAAAGCTCAGTTCCATCTCCAAGGGAACTCCTGCACCTGCGGCAGCGGGAGCTACTCCTGCTCCTGCAGCAGCTCCCGCCGCTGCCCCTGCCGCTGAAGGATCGAGCCTTGATCTTGATGACATTGATCTCGATGTCATGAAAAAGGCAAAAGAAGCCGGCATGAATCTGTTCCATATCAAGGTTACCTTGATGGAGACCTGTGTCCTCAAGGCGGCGCGTTCGGTCATGGTCATGAATGCGCTCGATGAGATTGGCGATGTCATCAAGAGTATCCCTCCCGCTGAAGATCTTGAGCAGGAGAAGTTTGAGCGCAGCTTTGATGTACTTATCGCCACGTCCGGCGATGCCGAGGCGGTACAGAATGCCGTGGATACGGTCTCCGAGATCGAAGATATCGCCGTACAGGCGGTTGATCCCGACAAGGTCGGCAAGGAGGCTGCTCCCGCTGCTGCGGCAGCTCCCGCAGCAGCTGCACCTGCGGCAAAGGCGGAACCCGCACACAAGAAAGAGGCGGCAAAGTCGGCTCCTGCGAAAAAGCAGCACCAGAGCCAGAGCGTCCGCGTGGACATCGAAAAACTCGATACGCTCATGAACCTCATGGGCGAGCTTGTCATCAACAAGGTGCGTCTGGAGCAGATCGGTCAGACGCATCGCATGAGCGACCTCATGGAGACACTGGAGCAGATGGATCGTGTGACGGGCGATCTGCAGAACATCGTTATGAAGGTGCGCATGGTTCCGGTCAGTGCCGTGTTCAACCGCTTCCCACGCATGGTACGCGATGTGTCGAAGGAACTCGGCAAGGACATCAACCTCACGATCGAGGGCGAGGAGACCGAGCTCGACCGTACCGTTATCGACGAGATCGGCGATCCGATCATGCACCTGCTGCGCAACTCGCTCGATCACGGTGTTGAAAGCCCCGACAAGCGCGAAGCAAAGGGCAAGCCACGCGTGGGCGAGGTCGGACTCATCGCACGTCACGAGGGCAACAATGTCGTCATTATGATCACAGATGACGGCGCGGGGATCGACGCAGATAAGATTCGCCGCAAGGCGGTTGAAAAGGGCATGATTTCGCAGGACGAGGCAGATCGTCTTGACGATGCGGATGCCGTGCGCCTGATCTTCCTTCCCGGTTTCTCGACGGCGGAGAAGATCACGGACATCTCCGGCCGCGGCGTCGGTATGGACGTTGTGCGCAGCAAGATCGAGGCGCTTTCGGGACACGTCGATGTCGAGACACATATCGACGAGGGCTCTATTTTCAAGATCAAGCTGCCGCTTACGCTTGCCATCATTCAGGCGATGCTCGTGCAGGTGCAGGACGAGATGTACGCTATTCCACTCGGCTCCATTGACAGCACGATCAACATTGAACCAACCGATATTCAGACTGTCCAGAACAAGGAAGTCATCGTCCTGCGCGGAGAGATCATCCCGATCATCCGCATGGAGGAGGCGCTTCAGGTTCCTCACACGAAGGACTCCGACGAGCTCTTCGTCGTCGTTGTTCATGCGGGCGAAGCGAAGGCGGGCATTGTCGTCGACAATCTGATCGGACAGCAGGAAATCGTTATCAAGACACTCGGCAATCTCTTCGCCGGGCTCAAACTCTTTGGCGGGGCAACTGTGCTTGGCGACGGCAAGGTTGCACTGATTCTTGACGTAGCGACGATGTTGCAGCAGTAA
- a CDS encoding flagellar brake protein, whose translation MAGELVQARSVLAIGQRLEIFFENNEEGTSGYTSRVEDIIKDELVVAMPLDERRVPVIPRVGENLYVLAGGEGCHFRFFSVHRSHGMHEGRIPVLHISIPEVAERFQKRGLFRIKVNLTATVRLVDNEGKIDAPKRTPVVDLSGSGLAFAWPKKVALDSDAALEINDIPGIGTIELMTRVMRCTRVEREGSPTIYHIGVQFQAISRSMRDKIIRYLFQVQRAQVERVKHD comes from the coding sequence ATGGCGGGCGAATTGGTACAGGCAAGGAGTGTTTTAGCGATCGGGCAGAGGCTGGAAATATTCTTTGAAAACAACGAGGAGGGAACCTCCGGCTATACGAGCCGTGTGGAGGATATTATCAAGGACGAACTCGTTGTCGCTATGCCGCTTGATGAACGACGCGTTCCGGTCATCCCGCGCGTCGGAGAGAACCTCTATGTACTTGCCGGCGGAGAAGGCTGTCATTTTCGCTTTTTCAGCGTACATCGCAGTCACGGTATGCACGAAGGTCGGATTCCCGTGCTGCACATCTCCATTCCGGAGGTTGCGGAGCGTTTCCAAAAGCGCGGGCTCTTTCGCATCAAGGTGAATCTCACCGCGACGGTACGCCTCGTTGACAACGAAGGGAAGATCGATGCCCCCAAGCGGACTCCTGTCGTGGATCTGAGCGGAAGCGGTCTCGCCTTTGCGTGGCCGAAGAAGGTGGCGCTGGATTCGGACGCAGCACTTGAGATCAATGACATTCCGGGGATTGGAACAATCGAGCTGATGACACGTGTCATGCGCTGCACGCGTGTCGAGCGTGAGGGCAGTCCGACGATCTATCACATCGGCGTTCAGTTTCAGGCAATTTCGCGCAGCATGAGGGATAAGATCATCCGCTATCTGTTCCAGGTGCAGCGTGCCCAGGTGGAGCGCGTGAAACATGACTGA
- a CDS encoding CheB methylesterase domain-containing protein, whose protein sequence is MTEPRKTALASGGRGSPRSRLVVIGSSTGGPQALQTVITGLSEHFPCPVVIVQHMPAGFTNALATRLHNIAKVDVREAKDGELLAPGCVYIAPGNYHLRILNEAGVRRIALSNEPPVGNHRPAVNVMYDSVAHLGKDVVAVILTGMGSDGREGMRKIKENGGYCIAQDEATCVVYGMPKSVIDAGLADEICPLSQIADAIEAAVRR, encoded by the coding sequence ATGACTGAGCCAAGGAAAACTGCATTAGCCTCAGGCGGCAGGGGATCGCCCCGCTCGCGGCTTGTCGTTATCGGTTCCTCAACCGGGGGGCCGCAGGCACTGCAAACCGTTATTACGGGGCTCTCCGAGCACTTTCCTTGCCCGGTCGTCATTGTCCAGCATATGCCGGCAGGCTTTACCAACGCCCTCGCCACGCGTCTGCACAACATCGCCAAGGTGGATGTGCGTGAGGCAAAGGATGGTGAACTGCTTGCGCCCGGCTGCGTCTACATAGCACCGGGAAATTATCATTTGCGGATTCTGAATGAAGCAGGTGTACGCCGCATTGCCCTCAGCAATGAACCGCCCGTTGGCAATCACCGTCCTGCCGTCAATGTGATGTACGATTCCGTCGCGCATCTGGGAAAGGATGTCGTCGCCGTGATTCTCACGGGGATGGGCAGTGACGGACGTGAAGGAATGCGCAAAATCAAGGAAAATGGCGGCTACTGCATTGCGCAGGATGAAGCGACCTGTGTCGTCTACGGAATGCCAAAGTCCGTGATCGACGCAGGGCTGGCCGATGAGATATGCCCATTGTCGCAGATCGCAGATGCGATTGAGGCGGCTGTGAGAAGATAG